In the Ammospiza caudacuta isolate bAmmCau1 chromosome 4, bAmmCau1.pri, whole genome shotgun sequence genome, GTAGTAGGTCAGGAGCAGGTATGCCAGTACTGAGAACACTTGTGTGCCTATATACACTTTGTTTTGTAGCAAACCTCTTAAGCTGCTGGCTGTTGTTTCTTGCCTCTGCAGAATCTAATTCTCCTCTTTAAGACCTTTTTTGCTTTATCATCTACCATAGCTAAAAACCATAATATgtgcaaataatataaattcATCTAACAGAATCAAAAAACACACTGTGAAAAAATTAtcactactgaaaaaaaaatttctgatgCAAACAAATCCTTGATACACTACCTTTGTGTTACCTAGCTCATCTATAGAACAGGTTTATCAATAAAAATACCTTCAGACATCCTTTCTGTCAGCCACACTCACTCATGTCCTCTCTGAGTGAAAACCTTGACCTTAGTCATGTGGGATGACTGCCAGCAAGTTAAACTAGTTCTGCCCAATGCAGAGCAGGCATGGAGGGCACTGCCTTCAGCAGCAATTCCACAACATCCCTGACTTCTGTCAGTCCTCAAGTCATCACTTTGGGGCCCAGAAGTATTAAAAGGAATCTACTTTTTTACTTATCACTTTAAGAATAAGTGCTGCTtttcagcagcatttttttCACCCCGAATTCCTTCTTCACACAACGTCTTTTGCTATGTGGCTGTACAGGAATGAGAGTGCTGTGGCCAGCAAAGTGCTGGGCAAGCTGCTGGGACCAGCATGAGAAAGAGGGGTAAGTACAAGCATATGTACAGGAGTTCAGCACAAACAGAGAGGTTTACACAATTCTGTGCAAAGCACACGCTGGCTTGGTGGACATACGGAACAACAACATGAACAACAAGCAACAGGGTAAGAATTACAGCAGTCCTACCAAGACATAAAGAAGATCGGGAGAAATTTGGGGCTGCCCTCTTGCCATACTCCTGCTGCCATTTAATACCAGCCAAGGACAGCATTGCCACAAGCGACAGCGCACACCTTGCAATAAACAGAGGGTAGCAGGTCACACAATTTGCCAGTACACGCTCCTGTTACAAGGCAGATGTTTGGCAAAGGCAGCCAAACATCTCATGCTTTGGTGAGCCTGACACACCAGCATCTGCCTGTGACACCAATGCCACCTGTAAAAACCAGCCAGCCAAAATCTGAAGGGTAAACCACTGTCAGCACTTTTGAGGTGTCTACAGATTGCCCTTCATGTCAAGTACAATATCTCACATCTTGCTTGTCTAAACCACTTCTGCAACATTATTTGGAAGAATAATTATTGTCCAAATTATGTAACCAAATTATTCTTAGATTTCCAGCATTGAAGTCACATGCTGACTATGCAAAGTTTGAAGAatatcacacacacacacacctgatAAAACTAAGTCCTGCTTCTGATACTAAAAACCAGCCAAAACATTGTTGCAACTCAGTAGAAATACAATTGTAatgaaggatttaaaaaaatccctaacCCACCAATTTATCTaatccaaagagaaaaacaaaagacaatTTAGAGGCTTATAGGATTCATTACATACCTTGATTTTGAAAGCTCTTTTAAATCCACTGGCAAAGAATCCTCCAAATGGCCCAATTAATGAGGCAAATGTTGACAGTGCAAAGCTGTGCAACTGAAATGGGTACATATTCACCGTTTCctacaagaaaaataattaacacTGTGTTTCAATATGTTTGATTGTAGGCATCTTTAGCTTACATATTTAAAGGGTCAGAGAGTACATTACATATAACTAATGCTGGTAGTGCTTTTTCACACAGCACGGAAGTAATGGCACTAACATTCAGGATTCTGTGTGGGGAAGAGAGTAAAACTCCAATCCTAACAGCAGCTACACACTACAGGCTTACTTCAGCTTGCCACTATTTCCAGCCATAACAAGCCCTTGTCCACTTCCCACAGAAAATTCGAAGGTTGCTCTTCAAAAATAAGTTTGCAAAATGCCTCAGTGGCATCCATGTGCAGcacaaagagagcacaggcctCAAGAGCACGGGCAGGTTCCCTCAGGTGACCACATTCCCTGTAGGAGCAATGGAGGGGCTCATGGTATCGACCCAGTTCTTAAGGTTAAGCTTTACCAGCATTCAGATATCCTTCTAAAATTATTTGGAAACCCATTTAAGCAGGATTTCAATTTTAACCAAAGCCTGTTTTTTAACCTTACCCATCCCAACACAGCCTGAAGCAATGGTGGCACAGAATACTTCTTCATTTGGAAGAGCTCTGAAGGTTCACACTCTGTCACAAATCTGTTGGTTTCACTGTTGTATTCCACAGGGCAGACAAAGTACTGATGTTGAGCCAAAAAATaggaaaactgaaaagcaaacaagaaCACCTGAATTAGGCATTTGTTATTACACTCAAAAACCCCACAGTAAATGGCTTTATCACCACAAGCTCAGGGTAATAAAAATCTTTCTAATAAGAGACACCGAATGGAGAAAAATCAGCCTGCCTTAACTAGAGTGCCTCAACAAGGCAGATGTTCCATGAGCTTAGTGAGGATAtcccaaattattttcctttttctatctCTCAGATTTCTATCTTCTgtattaaaaaatccaaaaatgtCATCCACTCATAATTTTTTTGCAGTTCACTTGTCCATTAAAACTTGAATATTTCCTCTACTAAGTTTGGCTATTATGAGTTCTGCTGACCTTGGTGACAAATTACTTATCACAACAGTTATTTCTGATAGTATTATCATTTGTGCATGTCATTAGAGTAAATTGCTTTCCAGGAGAAATATCATTATAAAGCATGTAACACAGAGGGACTACTTCACAAAGTATAAATAATGCTACTGGTAAACTTCAATTTCAAAATGGGGATGCAACTAATAGATAAAATTATTCCAGATACTGTaacagaaatgccagaaaatggtCAATATGATCTCTTCAGTAGAGGTTAAAACCTTGCCTATCCTTTGCAGCTAGTTATGAATTGGCAGAATTCTCTAAGCAAAAAAACATCCTAACCCTGAGGCTTTCAGGAGTTTGAGATAAAATTAGTTATAAATTTggatatttcaaataaaaatatgaagtcTGATTCTATACAAAGAAATTCCCATGTGCTTGGAAATGTTCAAGACCAGTTTATATGGGCTTTGAGCAATCTagggtagtggaaggtgttcctgtccatggcagggggattgtAAAgagatgatcttaaaggtcccttccaaacatGACCATTCTTTGGTTCTAAGAGTGCTTACTCACAATAAATCCAAATACAACAGTGGAAAAGAAGCCTCCAATGAACCCCTCCCAGGTCTTCTTGGGAGACAGCTAGGCACAAAAGAGATAGTGTTAGTCCATCAGTTAAATTATTGCAcctttttttactgtatttctTGATGTTGTTTGTGAAAATTAACATCCTGCTTTGTTCTTCAAAGGTTTCTGTGAAATACTGAatgtcagcagctgcagctaCTGAGAAGAGTACGGTCATGGCCCATTCCAGGCAAGGTGTGGAAAAGCCAACCAACCAACTTTGTCTGGTGCTAGTGGCCAATTTGAGGGAAGGGAGagctcccatcccaccccatctgtggctgctgctgaccCAGGTTAAGCAGCTGAACCCCCTTCATGCAGAAGACTGGGagacctgcaggagcacacCTCAGCTCTGTTGGAGAcccagtgctggggatgctcctcaGGAGACATcagctctctgcacagagaTTGGATAACCAGTACAGCAAATAACCAGAGAGACCAGTGTGACAAGCTGTTACCAAATTCTATCACATTTTCAATTTAACAGCATTTTAGTATCAGAACCAACTAAATCCCCAAAAGTTAACATGGCAACCTCATGAAAATAATTCATGGCTTTCTGTGGGGTCTTGCATATTCTACCAGAATAGGAAGATTAATGCTTGAGCCCTTCTCAGTCAACAAGAGGAGCAGGTATATATAACTTAGtggcttattttaaaaaagttacTGTGCAGTAGGTATGCAGCCAAACATGCATCTGAAATCCAAAAAGAATGCAATTATAAATGATGATGCAATAGGCTCAAACTGCATTATCCTGTAACACCAATATCATATTCACATTAATCCCAGTTTCCCATATTCAAACTTTCAGGAACAGGATAGTCAGTTTGAGCTTTTTTAGCAAAGCTGTGAATCATGTAGTACAGtgtaaactatttttttccattaacaTGTTTTTGAACAAGTAACAAAATTGCTATAAATTGTAAAAGCTTGTTAGCAAGGAAATGCCTAAGCACCTACCTTAATTAATGGAGTTCTGCCAAAGAAGAATCCAAAAATATAAGCAGTAATGTCATTACAGATAACACTTGAAATTGGAACCAGAAACCTAGAGAAAGACATTAAAAGTTTCACAGAGAAAAAGTGCCTGAACCTAAACACTGGACAAAAATGGAAAGAGCCAAATTTCTTTCTGAGAAATTTTTATGTGGTATTTAGAAGGAATTATGTTTCATAATGTGTTTGCCTTGCTCCCCATGAGCACCACACTCAGCTATACTGGTTTTAGTCTTCAGCCAAACTACATTATAACAGATTCATGTTAGTTCAAGTTAAAGTGTTATTTTGATGCATGAGCTTAAAACATGAACAGGCTGGCTTTTTCCTATCAGGCTTAAAGACTGGTACCACAGGTAAGAAGAAATCAACATGTTTTTGTAACATCAAAACAAGCAAATTACTCAAAAAGTTTAAATGAcagctaaatttaaaaaatatatagttatcctttattttttccctttgtaagTTTGgagcagcttttaaaatgttctttgcaTGCAGACTGCATCTGAAGTTGTTATTCAAGCCTATAAagctctcttttctttcccccttttcaaAGCAGGGATGTATTAATAAGCTAAAAGTCAGATTTTTTCATCTCCTGCTGAATTGTCTAGCAAGAGTGGCAATAAGAAATAGTTGGCTAGCAAAGGAACTAGGTTCAGTTTTTGACACATGAACATAATCACTATGAAAAGTATTTGTATATAGAAACTTTGTCAAAGGCTTTGGGCTTTCTTTCTAACTGTAAATATGTCTTGTCTAAAATAATCTCCCCAGATGTACATATATCAGGAAGAGGAAAACGTTCAGCATTATGTCCTTGGAAGAACACAAACCATCTTCCACatgcttcttctttctttctcaacTTGAAATTTACCCTGTCCCTGAAGAAGAGAGGGGGAGGAAAACACACCCGCTCTCTGAGGAGTGGCTTTACATAATCAAGTTTAACTGCATTGCCAAAATTTAATGTATTACTGAAAATGAGGCACAAATGTTGCCCAATCATAACCAAGATTAAAACTCTTAAAGTATTTTAAGTACTCGGAATTTATTTGaacaggacaggctgcagggaagACAGCCAGATGAGAGATTTCAAATTAAATGGTCCAACTTCAATAGCTCTGAGCAACTTGAAGCTCCAAAGTAATTGCAAAAGAATTGCTGGATATTCATTTGTTCAGCAAAATGCTGTGGAAACTATTTGATCTAGCATGCAATCAATCCTATTCCCTGCAAGTAAATGAAGTGATTGTTCAAAACTATCAGACTTGTGTCTGTCAATCTAGATAAAGAGGTTTCTGCTTCCTCTCCTGTATGCTTTACTCCACTCCCAATTCTCATATTCCCCTTCCAATTAGACGTTAATGCTCCTATAATTCATCCTGCTTAACTGTTCCCACAATTATTCCCTAACCAGATCTATGCAAAAGAACCAACCTTCCAATGCAATAGAGGTACAAATCAGTTTGTTACTGTCCCCTTACCAGATCATGCCTTCAAAGAGATTTTGGATGACAAGATGAGATTGAGTTACAGTGATCAGCAAAGTGACATGAGTCCATGCGAACTGTTAACAATGCAACAACACAACAGTTAGTGAGAACACCGACCCGTGGACCTCCATAAATCCTGGCACATCAGCTACAGGAGCTACTGAGGAGCTCCGTGGGAAGACCAGTTCTAGTGATAATGCAAGAGATGAGTGCATACAGTATATCACAAGTGAGCTGGCTTTCTTAGGCAAGTTCTAAAACTTCAGCAGGTCTCTTCATCACTTACCTCCACCTAGAATTTTTCAACATGCTGTTTTAACACCTGATTTAATAAGACATACACCTCCAGCATGAAAGCAGCAAAGAAGTTTAAGCAATGTGATATTCTGTATATACATATAACAAGCATGTTAGAACTGTAACAATAAAATGGCAATGAACTACTCATGAAAGAGTACTGTTACACAGATGTGGATGTCTCATAACTTATGAAACATGAAAATTCTCAGGATTAGCAAAAATgaagtgtttgtttttaagggcaTGGTTATTTAAACAATCATTTCGTTCAGTACTACTGTGTGCACTTGGTGTTTAATCTGTAGAGCGAGTGTACAATAAAGTGGTTTCCAAACAGGTTACCAGTAAAGATTCTgcaacagattttattttccaaatgcttttAAATCAAGAACTGGCAGTTTTCTCATGATACACCAAACTTAGGCACTCTAAATGTCTGGGCTGTTTACACTCAAAATGTCCTACTTCTTTAATTCTCTTATCATGTGTTTACCTACggcagccaggctctgcttccAGATAAGACAACTCAAGAGGCCTTAAAGGGCGGAGTGGGGAGGCTACAAGAAATGACAAAAGGTTTCTGAAAGGATTACCAGCTGGTTAATTAACACTGCTCTGCACCAAAGTTTTTAGCATTTGTATAGTGACATTGGGACACCATCTAAACCCAAATGCTTACTCTACTAGAATCATGGAGCAGTTTGGTTGGAAAGGTCCTTAAAGATCACATAGCTCCAACTCCCTCActacaggcagggacaccttccactagaccaggttgctcaaggccccatccaacctggctttggacacttccagggatgggacagattctccttttcttcctaaACACTGTGTTGCCACACAGTAGATATATGGCTTCACTTAATTTTGTTGCAATTCCTGGGTAGTCgcattttcatgttttctggGCAGACACCAAGTCACATGACTGACCTACagtttttcaccttttttccagaagaagacaaaggaaaaaataatggcCAGTGACTATATTTAGGTTGTGCCAATCTGAAGatgaggttttttggtttggtttttttgtttttttggtttttttttttttttttttttttttttttttgcagattaGAAGAGAAAGACTAGAAAATCTGCATCTCACTGTCAGGTAAACTCTCATACAAACAGGATATATTATTTTGAGTAAAGGATCTTTTTATTATAAGGCTCAGTTAAGCCCTGGTCTAGAAGTGGGAATCCTCAGTGGTAAAGTGCTACCAAAAGCAGTGCAGAAACAGAAGGGTTAACTGCATTGCCAGAGCTTTAGGAAATCTTTAAATTGTGCAATGCCCCGATTGCTCAAGTTCTTTCAAGACAGGAGCTGTACTGCACTGTTGTTTCACTGTGATTTCTAATCATTCCTACATAGAAGTGGGAGTTGGGGTGTTGTCAGTGGGGTGTTTTGGGcgtttgctttggttttaacCTGTAGTGTTACAGAATTAGTTTTCAGCGTATAAGATACATATAAGAAAAAGGTTCATGCTGTTGCTTGGCTACTATGCTGATTATTAGGTGGACAAATATGAGAGATGAGAATGCTGGTTTCTTTTAATTCATCAATGAGCTATTGAGACACTGCAGAGCAAAAGACCAGAACAGCTGTGAAATGTCATGGAATAAATATTCCACACAGGCGTTAAgatcaagacccttcatggtACTTCAGTGGGGCCTCTAAAAAGCAAACTTGAATCCCAATAATCACTTTCCACACAATGCTGAACTGTTTGGCTTCAGACCTGGCAGGGCGATGCACCTCCCTTCTCCAGGAAGCTCTTTCATATCAGCCTATCACGAAGGGAAACATATCATGTTTGACTTGCACAAGGCCTCACCAAGGACAGCTTGTACTGAGAGGCCACATCCTGGGAtataataataatcatcataATTTGGAAGGTGAACAGATACAGTCCAGCATGACTTGATTTCATGTAACTCTCAATTTAAGCACATTTTCCATGCCACTCTTCTGAACTATTTTATGCGCATATGGACATGACTGTTTCCAGTGGCATTTGGAATGTGAATGAGCACAGCAAAGTGGGTAATACACACCATGTAAAACTGCAGACGATAATGTTTCTTCACTAAACTCAAAACAAACATGCAGAATCCTGTAAAACAAAGCAAGTGCAGTTTGTACATCTTATATTTAATGACACTGAACTGTGATATACCAGTAATCCTCTTCCTTTGAAGTAGTTTTTAATCCCTCTGCTGCTAGAAGTGTTGGCTTATATTCAGTCAAAAGTACATATAGAGTTATTCTCATACAAGACTATGATTTAGTTGACACAGATTTAGCTAACATCAGTAAAGAACATCCATAGTAAACCATCAGTAAAGAACAACCCTCTAGGCACATACCAGGTCCTATTGTGGACATCAATTTTTAGCAAAGGAGATCATCACTTTTAAAAACCACTCAAAAGCCAGGTCAACAAACTAGTTTTGAATACTTAACAAAAgtaaatgaaaggaaaagaccAGCTTGCGCCTTTCCCCCAAACAGGCATATGACTGCAGGCGATGCAGGTGTGAAGCACAGGTGTTGGAGAATTCAGCTGACCAAAGAGAATTTTCTGGGTGGCTAATTGAGTGCTCCTCCTCTCCTATGGTAACCTCCTGCACCAACAGGGGACCACAGGCCCTCAAAAGACCCTGAACCCCGGGGACTGCCCCAAGTGACCCCACAATCCCAACACCAGGGGGTTCTGCTATGCCCTGCCTCCTCCCTTTGCTCATGCTCGGCTTGTCTCATGTCTCCCCTCACCAGCTCACAAGGCATTATTTAAGTTAGTTTCCCCAAGCCAAGGCCAGCTGAAAAAGGTCAAGTCCTGCAAAGCTGGTTTCAAGTTTGTGATCTAAGCACTGAGCAGAATTTTAtttgatttaagaaaaaaaaattagaaaaactgATAGATCATCACAAAGATCAGATTTCTCAGTACACTTTAGAAATACTTGTAGCATAACAAGCCCCTGTCCCTTAAACCAATCTGAGTCTTCAGCTGATTTAATTTTATGCTAAACTGCATTgctgaaaaaatgtatttatgtgTTCACAAAGCAATACCCCAAAAAAATACCAActtctgtctcttcttcctagaaaaaaggctttttaaaaggtttttgaCAGAGAGGAAATTTTTCCATGAGGAAAGTATCTGAATATGTTGCAGACAAAATTAAGACTCAGGCATTTTGACTAatcagtttaaaaatatattagtaAATCCTATTACTGGAGACCTAGGAGAACACTCGCACAGTAAAGAATCAACCCAGGACAGCAATTACACACAGAAGTCATCTCTACAGCCTGCCAAAATAGCATCAGGTCTTCTGCAATCAAAATTAATGCTTGCCAACCTATTTTGAGCACTATTATCTCAACTGTCTCAAGATCATCCCCTTGTTTAggctttcttcttttcagtgAATGCAAAATTTGTACTCAtcttttcacaggaaaaaatataactGCAAACACCTCATTTCCTCAAGCattaagaggaaaaagaaactggAAGTGGATAATGATGGggaataattaatattttaattaatgtggggaataattaatattttaaaattaaatgagcaaaagcagcacaaagttctTTCATTTTTGTGATTTCCTGCACTTACCTGTTAAATAGAGGGCAAAAGATATAAATCTGTGGTAACGAATGAGGAATTGCAGCTGCTCTCTTCTTTGCACAAACGTAGCAAAGTAATCAGCTACAGTCTCTCCATAGAAGAAGTAGTTCACACAGAGCAAAAAGTACCTGCAATATGCAACATCTAACAGTTATTTTAATaagataatatatattaaattaaattcttaaaaacaaaacaaacaaacaaggaTTTATTTAtaacaagttaaaaaaaataagtaataaaaTGCCAACTGATTTGTCCAAGTTCACAGGGGGAACACAGCTACAAAATTCTGTATTAGACACAGACGTCAAGTTTTATGTCTGCACATGACCCACAAAGCTGTCATTCCACCACAACAggtgaggaagaagatgatttaAGTATCACATCCTGGCTCATTGATGTTCTGGCTTGCTACTCACCAGCTGAGGGATCTAAACCACGGTAAATCATACGAGTGGTAGACTCTGTAACCGATAGTAATGATTTCATGATAACACTTCACTTGAATGCTTAAGACCtaaaataagagaaataaaaactttGTAAATATGCTGTAGTTGTTTCTTACAGGCAGTaaggagcactgcagcctgcattaaggaagaaattattctgaagtCAAATTCCAGTCAGTAAACAGCTTCAAATTAAATCCAAGGAAAAACTAAGCTCCatttaaagctttaaaaaaatctccaaaccactgtacatgaaggaaaaaaaaaccctcacattGGGCTAGCTTCAAGAATATACTTGCAAAACAAGAGAAGGCTCCTGACCTTTCTGCATTAAAGCAGTTTGATAGCAGCAGGTCAGAAGTGTTTCCTGTAAAGAAAACTCTCCTATTTCTTTTGGCTAAGTTTTATCTTTACATTTAattctagaaatattttctctgccCAATGGAAAAAACTAGCTGTGCAACTCAGGACACCTTGGTCTTTCACTTGCAAGCATCTCATTAAGGGTAATTAGCCTTTATGATTAGAGGCAAAGCTCAGCTAACCCAGGTCTGAATGCCACACCCTCCCAGGCCTTCATTTGTTTTGCTGACCTCACTGCTTGCCCGCATTGCTGGGCAGTGTGTCCTGTCATGCCTTTGGGCCTCAAAGGACTCTGCCACGCCTGACCAATCCTCAGACTCCGAGTAGATCACCAGACATAAGGAATTGCCAAACTCGGTGCCCGGGTGATGCCGCACGTGCCAGCACGCAGGGCTCCGAGCAGGCCTCACCGCTGGCGCTCCTCAGCGCGTTCCACCTTGCTCAATGCCTGAGTGCGGACTCAAAGCCTTGCACCGCCCCAGCGAGTCCATGGTGAAGCTCCCCTGTCTTGTGCTCTTTCTTCTGCCTGGCCAACCTTACAAAACTGAAATGCTACAGGCAAGAGCAACATTACAGGATTGCACTTTACGGTGGAACAGG is a window encoding:
- the CDS1 gene encoding phosphatidate cytidylyltransferase 1, which gives rise to MSARRRRRAATEPEEEEEEEEAGSDKEVDLEERLHELDLRGDSDIPDVPPPTDSTPEILKKALSGLSARWKNWWIRGILSLAMISGFFLIIYLGSFMLMLLVLSIQVKCYHEIITIGYRVYHSYDLPWFRSLSWYFLLCVNYFFYGETVADYFATFVQRREQLQFLIRYHRFISFALYLTGFCMFVLSLVKKHYRLQFYMFAWTHVTLLITVTQSHLVIQNLFEGMIWFLVPISSVICNDITAYIFGFFFGRTPLIKLSPKKTWEGFIGGFFSTVVFGFIFSYFLAQHQYFVCPVEYNSETNRFVTECEPSELFQMKKYSVPPLLQAVLGWETVNMYPFQLHSFALSTFASLIGPFGGFFASGFKRAFKIKDFADTIPGHGGIMDRFDCQYLMATFVHVYITSFIRGPNPSKLLKQLLILQPEQQLSVYKTLKSHLVEKGILQPSLRG